One Saccharomyces kudriavzevii IFO 1802 strain IFO1802 genome assembly, chromosome: 7 DNA segment encodes these proteins:
- the KAP114 gene encoding karyopherin KAP114 (similar to Saccharomyces cerevisiae KAP114 (YGL241W); ancestral locus Anc_3.564), protein MDINQLIIQAQSADNHTREVAEAQLLQWCDSDASQMFTALVNAALQQQSALQSRQFALLSLRKLITMYWSPGFESYRSTSNVDVKVKEFIREALLKLCLNDNENTRIKNGASYCIVQISAVDFPDQWPQLLSVIYDGISRQHSLNAMFLLNEIYDDVVSEEMFFEGGIGLETAEIIFKVLVAETSSLVAKIAALKLLKACLLQMSSHNGHYEESRKDFVSQCISTSLQRLGQLLTLNFDNEDVISQLKLKSIIYENLVFIKNDFSKKHFAEKLQDHFKLVAIRDLKNISLIDTNDDGDYPESENFVKTVHDCSVYIVEFLTSVCTISFTIEEISVIIGALTTLCKVGSDASELWISDFNEFVSKETGLAASYNIRDQACEFFTSLSNPQLSLIFGVVSKNIDLNTSNHQTFESLLYLLQCILLNDDEISSQNINQSLQNLLGILQNALTSSEIHELTLARVILVIPKLLDKFIDVLPDIKSVTSRFLAKSLDLALKCDQELIKSAALIAFPYYCYFAELDSVLGPQLCTELQEKVIQIINEISNDAEEDTNGTIMEVLNQVISYNSKGPYSKKEVLQAEVHLVFTISSKDPANVQVVVQSQECLEKLLDDINMDNYKNYIELCLPSFINVLNANDENNYKYSPLLSLVLEFIAVFLKKRPNDGYLPDEINQYLFEPLAKVLVYSTEDETLQLATEAFSYLIFNTDTQTMQTRLMDIMKILERLLSLEVSDSAAMNVGSLVVAIFTRFSKEVQPLVGRILQAVVVRLVKAQNISTQQNLLSVLCFLTCNDTKQTVDFLSSFRIDDKEALSLVMSKWMEAFEVIRGERKIKESIVALSKFFFLNDPRLHKLMVNGDMIPYEGDLIITRSMAKKMPDKYVQVPLYTKIIKLFISELGFQAKQLDPEQLVASSIQESANANNDDETGDWEDVDDVLDYEKLKEYIDDDVDGEEEDDRDDITGLTDVKESVVQILVSFFREVATKNVSDFHLIYETLSDSERKTLSEALL, encoded by the coding sequence ATGGATATTAATCAATTGATAATACAAGCACAATCAGCTGACAACCATACCAGAGAGGTTGCAGAGGCACAACTGTTACAATGGTGTGATTCAGATGCGTCTCAAATGTTCACAGCATTGGTAAACGCCGCCTTGCAGCAGCAATCTGCATTACAATCTAGACAATTTGCATTATTGTCGTTGAGGAAGCTGATTACTATGTATTGGAGTCCTGGGTTTGAATCGTATCGTTCTACGTCTAACGTTGATGTGAAAGTCAAAGAATTTATCAGAGAAGCGCTATTGAAATTATGTTTGaatgacaatgaaaataCCAGAATCAAGAATGGGGCTTCTTATTGTATCGTTCAGATATCCGCTGTTGATTTTCCAGATCAATGGCCACAACTTTTGAGTGTTATTTATGATGGTATCTCTCGGCAACATTCATTGAATGCGatgtttttattgaatgaaatcTACGACGATGTTGTTTCTGAAGAAATGTTCTTCGAAGGTGGAATTGGTTTGGAGACGGCGGAAATTATCTTTAAAGTCCTCGTTGCAGAAACATCCAGTCTCGTGGCTAAAATTGCCGCTTTGAAACTCCTCAAAGCATGTCTTTTGCAAATGAGTTCGCACAATGGACATTATGAAGAATCGAGAAAAGATTTTGTATCTCAATGTATATCTACTTCTTTGCAAAGATTGGGTCAATTATtgactttgaattttgacAATGAAGACGTTATCTCTCAGCTGAAACTGAAATCCATAATATACGAGAACTTGGtgtttatcaaaaatgatttCTCTAAAAAGCATTTTGCAGAGAAATTACAAGACCATTTTAAGCTGGTGGCAATCcgagatttgaaaaacattTCCCTTATAGATACCAATGACGATGGTGATTATCCCGAAAGTGAAAACTTCGTAAAGACAGTTCATGATTGTTCCGTTTATATTGTAGAGTTCCTGACCAGTGTGTGTACGATATCGTTTactattgaagaaataagtGTAATTATAGGAGCTCTGACCACTTTATGTAAAGTTGGTTCTGATGCTAGCGAGTTATGGATAAGCGacttcaatgaatttgtGTCCAAGGAAACCGGCTTAGCAGCGTCATATAATATTAGAGATCAAGCCTGTGAATTTTTTACTTCATTATCCAATCCGCAGTTATCCTTGATTTTTGGTGttgtttccaaaaatatCGACCTTAACACGTCAAATCATCAAACTTTCGAATCTCTTCTATATTTACTACAATGCATTCTTCTcaacgatgatgaaataaGCAGTCAAAACATCAATCAATCTTTGCAAAACTTGTTAGGAATTCTGCAAAATGCGTTAACATCATCAGAAATACATGAGCTGACATTAGCCCGTGTAATCCTGGTCATTCCCAAACTACTGGATAAATTTATAGATGTTTTGCCAGATATCAAATCCGTGACATCAAGATTCTTGGCAAAAAGTTTGGATTTGGCCCTAAAATGCGATCAAGAGCTTATTAAATCCGCAGCATTGATAGCATTCCCGTATTACTGTTATTTTGCGGAATTAGACTCAGTTCTTGGTCCACAACTCTGCACAGAGctccaagaaaaagtaatTCAAATAATTAACGAGATTAGTAATGATGCGGAAGAAGACACGAATGGGACTATAATGGAAGTATTGAATCAAGTAATCAGTTATAATTCCAAAGGGccttattcaaaaaaagaagttctACAGGCAGAAGTTCACCTGGTGTTCACAATATCATCCAAGGATCCAGCAAATGTACAAGTCGTCGTTCAAAGCCAAGAGTGTTTGGAGAAACTACTGGATGACATCAATATGGATAACTACAAAAATTACATTGAGCTATGTCTTCCATCATTTATTAACGTCCTTAATGccaatgatgaaaacaatTATAAGTATTCACCGTTACTATCGCTGGTCTTAGAATTTATTGCagtatttttgaagaaaaggccTAATGATGGATATTTACCAGATGAAATAAATCAGTACCTGTTTGAACCATTAGCCAAAGTATTAGTATACTCCACTGAAGATGAGACACTGCAACTAGCCACAGAAGCATTCAGTTACCTAATTTTCAACACAGATACTCAGACGATGCAAACTAGATTAATGGATATCATGAAAATTTTAGAGAGGTTGTTGTCTTTGGAAGTCTCGGACTCAGCGGCCATGAATGTCGGATCATTAGTGGTTGCCATATTCACAAGATTTTCGAAGGAAGTTCAACCGTTGGTCGGAAGAATCTTGCAAGCCGTCGTGGTGAGGCTAGTTAAGGCGCAAAACATCTCTACCCAGCAAAACCTTCTCTCTGTATTGTGCTTCTTAACATGTAACGATACTAAGCAGACAGTGGATTTCTTGTCCAGTTTCCGTATAGATGATAAGGAAGCCTTGTCATTGGTAATGTCAAAATGGATGGAAGCCTTTGAAGTCATCAGGGgcgaaagaaaaattaaagaaagcATTGTTGCTCTaagtaaatttttttttttgaatgacCCAAGGTTACATAAACTGATGGTCAATGGAGACATGATACCATATGAAGGCGACCTGATCATCACAAGATCAATGGCTAAGAAAATGCCTGATAAATACGTGCAGGTTCCTCTTTACACAAAGATCATCAAGTTGTTTATTTCCGAATTAGGCTTCCAAGCCAAACAACTTGATCCAGAACAGTTGGTCGCGAGCAGTATTCAAGAATCGGCAAACGCTaataacgatgatgaaaccGGCGATTGGGAAGACGTGGACGACGTCCTTGATTAcgaaaagttgaaagagTATATAGATGATGATGTGGatggagaagaagaggatgacCGTGACGATATCACGGGACTCACGGACGTGAAGGAATCCGTTGTTCAGATCTTGGTTAGCTTTTTTAGAGAGGTCGCTACCAAAAATGTAAGTGATTTCCATCTTATTTATGAAACTCTATCAGACAGCGAGCGCAAAACTCTTTCAGAGGCTCTTTTGTAG
- the ANK1 gene encoding ankyrin repeat-containing protein ANK1 (similar to Saccharomyces cerevisiae YGL242C; ancestral locus Anc_3.565): MDTEGASLSEQLLDAARRNNLDLLETVFDGLDGDSEKIAKLINKSKEPLGNTALHLCCKYGSWEVLDRILDQDGGIEIDPQNDVDGDTPLHVTVRYSQEEPEHGTFIARNLIEVGADPRVRNYNNQKPIDLVHGDELDELIDLLQGAELAIDSTNGLADNNEDEEMIDDSPSDDDENDDKR, translated from the coding sequence ATGGATACTGAAGGAGCTTCTTTAAGTGAACAACTGCTCGATGCAGCcagaagaaataatttGGATTTATTAGAGACTGTATTTGATGGCTTGGATGGTGATTCCGAGAAGATTGCAAAGCTGATCAACAAGTCCAAAGAACCACTGGGGAATACAGCGTTGCATCTGTGTTGTAAATATGGGTCATGGGAAGTTCTTGACAGGATCCTCGACCAAGACGGCGGAATCGAGATAGATCCTCAAAACGACGTCGATGGCGACACTCCACTACATGTTACGGTCAGATACAGCCAAGAAGAACCTGAGCACGGGACATTCATTGCTAGAAACCTAATTGAAGTGGGTGCTGACCCTAGAGTGAGAAATTACAACAATCAGAAGCCCATCGATTTGGTTCATGGTGATGAACTGGATGAGTTGATTGATCTCTTGCAGGGTGCCGAGTTAGCCATTGATAGTACTAACGGCCTAGCTGATAATAATGAGGATGAGGAAATGATAGATGATAGTCCatctgatgatgacgaaaatgatgataaaagGTGA